The window TCTGTGGTAGGGGAATCAACTTGAGAGCCCTGGAGCATCCATCCACCCCCCATTCCCACTGCCCATCCAGGCCCAACGGGCCACCAAATTGCCAGGCCCATTAGGCCTCATAGGGCCACTACCACTCCCGAGGGTCCAGAAGGCACATAGGATTAGCCAAACTGCTTCCCATTGTcaaggacagagacaactcAACCCCCGTTTCCCCCATTTAATACACAACTACAGACATCAGGAAGGCGACAAGCCAATAGATGCATTAGAGGCATGTCTCAGGATGGTACACTGTCCCATTTTCCATCCATACAATGACTGCATCAAGCCTTTTACTCTATGAACCAGCTGGATGCATTTATAGTTTGCTTAGGATGGTTTGTCCAACAATAACTTAATGGTAAATGAGGACAGGATGATTTTCTTTGTTAGCAATGTGACTATTTTGAAGACATCCATGATAATGCCATGATGAAAAGATCCTAtagaggctacaacaacaaaTACACACCTCTTACCTGCACCcaacaactacgtagtgagaattaagaagaagaatatataagcagaaatatagccagacagaaaataattataaaataaagcaacaacatACCTAACACTGTACACCAGCAGTAGTTTAAGAAAAAACGAGTACTGTctactagcagcaatctgggtaatgttaatgaacatttagatatggcaaggatggcagtaatatacattaaataacagtgtaaactagcagcaattggtagaattattgaatattatagatacatacagtatgagtgtaataagcttatgaatggtggcatagcatactacaactacgtagtgagaacttaagattaaaaatgtaaacactgcaAAAATATGGCGACGTATCCTTCTCATTATTCAACATTTGTTCAGATTTATTTATTATCACGGTGAAATCCACAAACATCAAAAACAACCTCTGTCCATACTTATAAATTATTTgggtaacattttattaattcagCAGACCTTCTCATCCAGAGCAATTTGCAGTTAGTGCATATATTTTCAGATTGCTAGGTGAAACAATTCCACATCCCCGCAGCtaaatttctaaaatgttaactTAGAATATATAAAAGTAACACCAACATTGCATAAGACATTTGACCTTTAAAGTTCCAATTGAgcaaaacattccaaaataaaATTGTGCAAGTACAGTACATATGGAGGGTGTATGTTGTGTTTGGACCAGCCCTTTCAACAGTTTTCTAGAAACAAAAGGTCATGTTCAGGCAGCAATCCACGAACAGCATGAGAGTacgcgacccccccccccccccccccacatcaccTAGCCTGATGGGGCACTTCAAAGGTAAAAAACCAGATAACGGGATCCCCGACACTCTGATGGAAACGCCCATTTTAGTCTCACAagcccctccctttctctcctgaCCAATGGACTCCAGAGGTCAGACATTCTAAAGTCTGCAAGTTGAAGATGTCGATGGGAAGGTTCTGTGAATGATAGTAAGCCTGACATGATCCATGGACTTGCATCTCTAGTGCACCACTAGTCATATAGCATAGCAACACAAGTGACATCAGCGTACAGGTTTGCTCAAGGAATTTGGCTTTTACCACTGATCGTTGTGGTAGACTCTGGGAAATACAGCATATCTTGGTAAGTACATGTTTTTCAAACCCTACTGGATTCATGAGTGAGTGGTCCTGAAAGCGAGGAATAGAAAGTCCATTGCATAATTAAAGCGTTTGTCTGTGAGGCTCCAtgctcttgctctctctccatAGCTGAGGCCCAACATGATGACCACGTCCCCCCCTACAGCTGACCCTTACCTCCAGGCGGACATCCGAATGACCCTGGAAAAGTCTGACCTTTGGAAGTCCTTCCACAACATAGGGACGGAGATGATCATTACCAAACATGGCCGGTAAGATTCCAGTATTGTTCATCCTCACATTATGGTCGCTGCCATCTGCAAACAAGCTCTTGATTGGTCACACAccatttttttattccattcaTATCCCATGTCCCATTCATGTTGGTGTGACTTGACTACTTTTTGCCCTGAATGACTTACAAGCTAGCTTTAGCAATGTAGTGAATGTGTCTGTACTGCTGGTACGCTTTGTCTTATTTAGACATTagtgttgtggtcagaaatggagaggagaataatgttagtgtgtttttgtggatCAGGAGGATGTTTCCCCACTGTAACATTGGTTTATCTGGACTCCAACCCTACACCAACTATGTCCTCATGGTGGAAATGGTTCCTGTGGACAACTTCAGATACAGGGTGAGAACCGTCATCCTTTCATAATGCCTCATATTTAACATCATGCATTTGAACAATGTAGACAATTGTGCAAACTGTTTACAAGAGATTGTTTGAtaagaaaaaaagttaaatagtCAGGCCTCCTTCTGTCGGGGATTAGAGAacaaacttgttctcccccagCAATCTGTCTGCATCCGGCATGTTGTCCAGACGGTATCCCGCCCACATCCAGCCAATCACCAGACCTGCTGCATATCAAAGACCATTACTACTTCCTGTTTTTTTACACCCAGCTGGTGGTGCAGCCATTTAGCATCAGTCCTCCACTAGCTTCCCCCACTCCAATCAGTCCTCCACTAGCTTCCCCCGCTCCAATCAAAGTCACTGGGAAGCAATCACTCTTGCATCCTCCCACTGGCCCTCCCCTTAGTACACTGTTGTTTTTGGCCCCAGTTTGTCATAGCAGTTCCTTCATATATGATGTTGATTATATTGTACACACATATGCCAGAGGAGACTATTGAGAATGCAGTGTGCACTGCATATTTATACATACGGCACTGAGGAGTATGGGAGGTTATGTGGAGTGTCTACGTGTTAAGTCTTGTCTTGAAGTTGTGTTTCACACCTgggtaacccccccccccccccccccccgctccctgtctctctagtGGAATAAGGGCCAGTGGGATGTTGCTGGGAAAGCTGAGCCCCAACTTCCCTGTCGAACATACATCCACCCAGACTCCCCCGCCCCCGGCTCCTACTGGATGAAAcagtctgtgtccttcctcaAGATCAAACTCACCAACAATACTCTGGACCAGCACGGCCATGTAAGAAATCTGTTTCACCCTGGACCTCCATATTCCAGACTGCCAGTACTGAACTGCCAGTAGTGTTATTAATTGATTCAGCCTGAGTTGTATTTTGTCCTGTCCTCAGATCATCTTGCACTCCATGCATCGCTACGTGCCACGTTTCTATGTGGTCCAGGCTGACAGTCTGCACAGCGTCCACTGGGGACACTtccattccttctccttccctGAAACCTCCTTCACGGCAGTCACTGCATACCAGAACACTAAGGTTTTCTACAAACCCCTTTATTAAAAACATGCAGCACAAATGGCACACCTAATTCCCATGCTCTTTGAGAATGAGTGCAACATAATCTGATGTACTCCTTCCTACTCAGATTGCTAAACTGAAGATTGACCACAATCCCTTTGCTAAAGGATTCAAAGGGGAGAACAGCCGTACTCACAGCAAGAGGTAGGTATCAATACAACCATAACAACGTGCCAGTATACTGAAATAGAAAGATTTCTAATTTGTTTGATTTGATCCCCCTCCTAGGTGTCGACCTAACCAGAGTCAAGGGAACAATTCAAAGAAAgccaaacaagacaaagacccAGAGTACAAAAGTCCTCCTggtacatacaaatataaatatttatttcatatgaaATTGTTATTATGTAAAAGGTTGTCCAGCCCATCGGCTTGTTGAGAGTCTTATTTATTCTATACATTTTCCCCAACAGACCTCCAGAGGGCGAAATTAGAGTGTGAGCCAGCAGAACCAAGGAGGACCCTGGGATCCACAGGGAAAGAGTCTGTGGCAGTGCTCTTCTCCCCATGGACCATCGAACAGGACCCGTCCCAGAGCCAGAGTCTACACACTGAACTACTGGAGCTCCATAACCACAGACAGGATTACAGCACTGAGGAGCAGATGGTACCTGGCCATTCATCTAGGTCCTACCAACCATACAGGTACTGTACAACCAGCAGCCATACATGagcacaaacatacatatacacatatttataCACAAACTTGACATTTTAGGGATATTGCATTCATGGTGATGTAAATCATGGCAATGCAACCCTTTTCCTGTGTACATCAGAATTCATTGTTCCAACTACTCACCACATGGAAGTCCTTAGCTATTTGTTCAGTTCAATAATTGCCCAAGTGAATGTGACAGTCCAGGACCGGGGTTGCCCAACCCTGTTGTAAATACTGATCTTTGTAATTTTTAAGGAGAAATCCACCATTGTGTACAAAATATTGAGATAAATAGAGTCGCATTAACAGGCAGCACACCAAACAAGAGTTAACCTGTGGCCTTATTATGCCAGTTATAGCAGTACACTCAACAGACCATGTGAAGTTAAAAGTCCTCTGAAATGTTCAGTCAGGGTCTTAAAGTTCACGTAACTGGGTTGATACCACGACCGCAACAACGACCGTCATTAGTAACCATATTATGTTTCCCATTCTCTCTAGATCGGTTGAGTATGGTAGACTTCCCTCTCCGTCTTCTGCCGTGGAGGTTTGTGAATCCCGGCGTAGCTGTG is drawn from Esox lucius isolate fEsoLuc1 chromosome 14, fEsoLuc1.pri, whole genome shotgun sequence and contains these coding sequences:
- the LOC105015087 gene encoding T-box-containing protein TBX6L-like: MRLRPNMMTTSPPTADPYLQADIRMTLEKSDLWKSFHNIGTEMIITKHGRRMFPHCNIGLSGLQPYTNYVLMVEMVPVDNFRYRWNKGQWDVAGKAEPQLPCRTYIHPDSPAPGSYWMKQSVSFLKIKLTNNTLDQHGHIILHSMHRYVPRFYVVQADSLHSVHWGHFHSFSFPETSFTAVTAYQNTKIAKLKIDHNPFAKGFKGENSRTHSKRCRPNQSQGNNSKKAKQDKDPEYKSPPDLQRAKLECEPAEPRRTLGSTGKESVAVLFSPWTIEQDPSQSQSLHTELLELHNHRQDYSTEEQMVPGHSSRSYQPYRSVEYGRLPSPSSAVEVCESRRSCEPHIPDVATVPGHETTKSDPLRDGCHRHHPMVPNMPQDYKLSPVHLPLSSRTYPGPLGYSYPLHGHYPTDPSMGQWGEGGAVHYPGQYLPPLPFHTSQTQTTNHSANQCGGYHLGNTVAEWSWSQYMSLDNEADLTVRPQ